The DNA sequence AACTCGCGCGCCTGATCGCCGAGGCCGTGGACGGCGACGATAAGACGAAGGAGCGTGCCGAGAGGATTCTCGACCTCTGTGGCTTCAAGGCAAAACTGGAAAAGAAAGAAGAGGACGACGACGCTGTCAGCGAACGCAGCAAGATGCTGATCTACACGACAAGACAGGCGATCGAAGAAATGGCGGGGTTTCTCAAGACCGCCAAACAAGAACCCGACGCCGACCTCGCCAAAAAGTTTGCGGAAATCATTAGTACGAAAGTCCACGTGCCGGACATGGCCTTGTCGGGACGCATGTTGGAGCCCGCTAAACCCAAAAAGAAAAAAGATGGCACGAAGCAGATCGACGTTTGGAAGGGATATGAGACGACGGTCGAGGCCGCTCTTCAGGTCGCACATGCCATCTCGACGCACGAGGCGCGGCCCGAGGTCGACTACTACGTCGCCGCCGACGACATCCCCGGAGACGACGCCGGTGCGGGTTACGTGGACGAAGCGATGTTCGCCTCGGCCTGTTTCTACAAGTTCTTCTCGATCGACTGGCGCCAACTCGTGAAAAATCTGAACGGCAACGAGCCGCTTGCCGCCCACACCGTCGGCGCGTTCATCCGTGCTGCCGTGTGCGCGAATCCCTCCGGAAAGCAGAACAGCTTCGCCGCCCACAATCCCCCCGACGGCCTGCTCGTCGAGTTCAAGAAATCTCCCGTCAGCTACGCCAACGCCTTCGCGAATCCTGCGTCGCGCGGATCGCGCGATCTCGTCGCGCAGAGCATAGCCCAACTGGCGCAGTACGTCCGCGACATCGACGCCGGTTTCGGCGCGCCCGACGCGCGCTATTGGTTCTCTCCCAACCGTCGCTTCGCGCTCGAAGTGAACGAGGACAACGCGAGTGTTGCGGTCCCCGCGAACAATATCGGGTCGCTCGATCAACTGATTCGCGACGTGGTCGCGCAGCTCGGCCACGACTGGGACGCCGTGCAGCAGGCCGTCGCGGTGCCCCGGTCCGAATAATGGATGCCAACACGCTCTTCCTGCGCCTAGAAGGACCCATGCAGGCGTGGGGCGATCACGAGTCGAAATTCTTCGTGCGACGCACGGCCGGCGCGCCGACCAAGTCCGGCGTCATCGGCCTGCTGTGCGCCGCTATGGGACTCGACCGCGCGAGCGTATCGCGCGATTGGCTCTCCCGCCTCGCCGATCTCGAGATGGGTGTACGCGTCGACCGGCCGGGGGTGCGGTGGTGGGACTACCACACTGTGGGTGCCGGAATGTACTTGCGCGTCGCCGAGAGTGAAGGGAAAACCAGACCCAAGCCCGAAACGATGCTCACCCGCCGCGAATACCTGTGCGACGCGTCGTTTCTCGTTGCGCTGCGCGGCGAATCCAAGTTGATCGGTCGCCTAGACGACGCGCTCCTGCATCCCGTATGGACGATCTACCTCGGGCGCAAGTCTTGTCCGCCGGGTCGCCCCGTGCGCGCGTCCGACCCCGGGACGTTCGACGATCTCGAATCGGCGCTGTGCTCCGTGCCGTGGCAGCGAAGGTGTCGCGGCGACGAAGTCCCCCATCGTGTGGATGCATTGCTCGACTGGCGCCCGACGCCCGACGAGCCACTTGCCCCCGACGACGCGCAGGTCTGGTACGACGTGCCGCTCACGTTCGATCCTCCCGCCCATCAACCCCGCTTCGTCGTCGGTCGGTCGTGGACGATTGGAAAAGACGGAGAGGTCGCCCTGCACGGTGATCCGGCGCAACACGACGCGAAAGCGCCGCCGCGCCCGCGCGCGAACTACAAAAACACCGAGTATCGCAAGGCCCGGCTCGCGCGCCTCGAAGCCGACAAGGGCTTGTGCGTGTTCTGCAAATCCCCCGCGACCACCGTGCAGCACATCACCTATCGGCGTGCGGGCGGAAACGAGTCCCACGACGATCTCCGTGCGCTGTGCCGCCTGTGCCACGACGCGGTGACGATGATCGAGTACGGCGAGGGGATGGGTATCGACCGAATCAACCCCGAGGACGCGGCGTGGCGCGACCGCATCATTCGAACGCGGGATGACATCATCCGGTTCCGCTCCCTCGAAACGCGCCGTCGGCGTTTGAGCGCCGAGGAGGTGGAGTGAAATGTATCTGTCCAACCTGCTCATCGACGTGGGCACCGACCCCGACCGCCCGCGTCCCGGTCGCCTCTGGCTGCGAAACGTCTACCGCGTCCACCAGCGCCTTTGCATGGCGTTCCC is a window from the Deltaproteobacteria bacterium genome containing:
- a CDS encoding type I-E CRISPR-associated protein Cas7/Cse4/CasC — protein: LARLIAEAVDGDDKTKERAERILDLCGFKAKLEKKEEDDDAVSERSKMLIYTTRQAIEEMAGFLKTAKQEPDADLAKKFAEIISTKVHVPDMALSGRMLEPAKPKKKKDGTKQIDVWKGYETTVEAALQVAHAISTHEARPEVDYYVAADDIPGDDAGAGYVDEAMFASACFYKFFSIDWRQLVKNLNGNEPLAAHTVGAFIRAAVCANPSGKQNSFAAHNPPDGLLVEFKKSPVSYANAFANPASRGSRDLVAQSIAQLAQYVRDIDAGFGAPDARYWFSPNRRFALEVNEDNASVAVPANNIGSLDQLIRDVVAQLGHDWDAVQQAVAVPRSE
- the cas5e gene encoding type I-E CRISPR-associated protein Cas5/CasD, encoding MQAWGDHESKFFVRRTAGAPTKSGVIGLLCAAMGLDRASVSRDWLSRLADLEMGVRVDRPGVRWWDYHTVGAGMYLRVAESEGKTRPKPETMLTRREYLCDASFLVALRGESKLIGRLDDALLHPVWTIYLGRKSCPPGRPVRASDPGTFDDLESALCSVPWQRRCRGDEVPHRVDALLDWRPTPDEPLAPDDAQVWYDVPLTFDPPAHQPRFVVGRSWTIGKDGEVALHGDPAQHDAKAPPRPRANYKNTEYRKARLARLEADKGLCVFCKSPATTVQHITYRRAGGNESHDDLRALCRLCHDAVTMIEYGEGMGIDRINPEDAAWRDRIIRTRDDIIRFRSLETRRRRLSAEEVE